A single region of the Triticum dicoccoides isolate Atlit2015 ecotype Zavitan chromosome 2B, WEW_v2.0, whole genome shotgun sequence genome encodes:
- the LOC119367232 gene encoding uncharacterized protein LOC119367232, whose product MAVSSPAPEPRRAGGSSSSKWRRGNRKVINGYIGEARAALAAAAARDDDGGDDSAAAAALGLVGSVLEMSPRMEAALELRARALLALRPYHDVAEMLRDYIPSCARSCAGDDTATSSSSASCSSGSGDLACA is encoded by the exons ATGGCGGTGTCGTCTCCCGCTCCGGAGCCGAGGAGGGCcggcggtagcagcagcagcaaatGGCGCCGCGGCAACAGAAAG GTGATCAACGGGTACATCGGCGAGGCGCGGGCGGCTCtggcggccgcggcggcgcgggacgacgacggcggggatgactcTGCCGCGGCGGCCGCGCTCGGGCTGGTCGGCTCGGTGCTGGAGATGTCGCCGCGCATGGAGGCCGCGCTGGAGCTCCGAGCGCGCGCGCTGCTCGCGCTCCGCCCCTACCACGACGTCGCGGAGATGCTCCGCGActacatccccagctgcgccaggtcCTGCGCCGGGGACGACActgccacctcctcctcgtcggcgtcctgctcctccggctccggcgaccTCGCCTGCGCAtag